In Rhodococcus qingshengii JCM 15477, the sequence CCTGGTCGATGCCGGCAATGCCGAGTTCGGCATCAGCACACAGAGTCAGGCCACGTTCGCCCGTGCAGCCGGCGCCGCCACGACATCCGTCATCGCGCCACTTCAGCACCGCGCCACCGGCATCGGCGTGAAGGCGGATCGTGCGGACATCACGCGCCCACGTGATCTCGACGGGAAGACGTACGCCGGGTTCGGCGATCCCGGCGAAGTCGAAACGCTGCAGCAGATCATCCGCAACGACGGCGGGACCGGGAACTTCACGACGGTCACGCTCGGAACTTCCGCGTACGAAGCCGTGTACTCGGGCCAGGCAGACTTCACCGTCTCCTACTTTGCTTGGGAAGGCCTCGAAGCGGAGCGAAACGGAACTCCGATGCGGTACTTCCAGTACACCGATTACGGCTTCCCCGATGCATATTCGATCGTGATCAACGGCAACCAGCAGTGGTTGAAGGACCATCCCGACGAGGCACGCAAGTTCGTCAAAGCCGTTCAGCGCGGATATCAGACTGCTGCCGACAACCCGGACCAGGCCGCGCAGGATCTCATCGACGCGAACCCCGGAGCATTCACCGACGAAGACCTCGTGCGTGAGAGTCAGCGGATGCTCGCCGCCGACTACATGAAAGACGCCAACGGCGTTGTGGGCGCCCAGAATCTCGAAACCTGGTCGGGCTACTCGGGATTCCTCTTCGAGAACGGATTGCTCGCCGGACCCGACGGGAAGCCGTTGACCCAGAAGCCGGACTGGTCGGAGTACTTCACCAATGAGTATCTCGACGCGTCCTGACGTGAGCGGACGGTTGGTCTCGACCATGCGGCGGGCGCTTCCCGCGCTCGCCGTGGTGGTGCTCCTCGTGGCGGCGTGGCAGATCTACGTCGAGATCAGTGGGATTCGGCCGCAAGTACTTCCGTCTCCGGGGCGCGTTCTGTCCCAGGGGTGGGACAACCGCGAGATCATCTCCGGCCACGCCTGGTCGACATTGCAGGTCACGTTGGTCGGCTTCACTGTTTCATTGGTGTTGGCCTGGATTCTTGCTGTGGTCGTGGACTTTTCGCCGTGGTTGTCACGCGCGCTGGTACCACTTTTTGTCGTCTCGCAGACGCTGCCGATCATCGCCATCGCGCCGCTGATGATCATCTGGTTCGGCTTCGGGTTGTTGCCGAAGGTGTTGGTGATCGCCCTTGCGACGTTCTTCCCCATGACCATCGGACTCATCGAGGGATTTGCCGCGGCCGATCGGGAAGCGGGCGCTCTCCTGCGCAGTATGGGCAGCACTCGCTGGCAGGAGTTCCGATACGTTCGCCTTCCTTCGGCAATTCCGCGATTCTTCACTGCCCTGCGCATCGGCATCACG encodes:
- a CDS encoding ABC transporter permease, whose protein sequence is MSISTRPDVSGRLVSTMRRALPALAVVVLLVAAWQIYVEISGIRPQVLPSPGRVLSQGWDNREIISGHAWSTLQVTLVGFTVSLVLAWILAVVVDFSPWLSRALVPLFVVSQTLPIIAIAPLMIIWFGFGLLPKVLVIALATFFPMTIGLIEGFAAADREAGALLRSMGSTRWQEFRYVRLPSAIPRFFTALRIGITYAVVGAVFSEYVGATSGLGIYMSTQKNSFRTDLVLAAVLVTALISVTLYLLTFAIERIVAPWAMNERSRT
- a CDS encoding ABC transporter substrate-binding protein; the encoded protein is MSFAALRRTLATSAAIAAAFTVLTGCASDTGSSDGTIRFALDWTPNTNHTGLYVALQEGYFEDAGLDVSILPYNNTSPDTLVDAGNAEFGISTQSQATFARAAGAATTSVIAPLQHRATGIGVKADRADITRPRDLDGKTYAGFGDPGEVETLQQIIRNDGGTGNFTTVTLGTSAYEAVYSGQADFTVSYFAWEGLEAERNGTPMRYFQYTDYGFPDAYSIVINGNQQWLKDHPDEARKFVKAVQRGYQTAADNPDQAAQDLIDANPGAFTDEDLVRESQRMLAADYMKDANGVVGAQNLETWSGYSGFLFENGLLAGPDGKPLTQKPDWSEYFTNEYLDAS